Proteins from one candidate division KSB1 bacterium genomic window:
- a CDS encoding S8 family serine peptidase: MKFKSMFSIWVAFLLSVALTNAQSQQAAFRPGEVIVKFKSDVSTASIDSVLSNAGIQIAREFSDISVYKCTISGGKAVHTAVAECNADPNIEYAEPNYIYRTFKTPDDPRFSDLWNLTIISAPEAWDLQTGDRTNIVGVIDTGVDLDHEDLEANIWINPGESGDGKESNGIDDDGNGFIDDYRGWDFINDDNNPNDDNDHGTHVSGTLGAVGDNGIGIVGVNWEVSIMALKFLGADGSGSLDDAIGAILYATNNGAKVLSNSWGGGGRSQALEDAIQFANDNGVLFVAAAGNGGADGVGDNNDSFPSYPANYEVPNVISVAASTSSDDLPRFSNFGKNSVDLAAPGADILSTVRNNRYERFSGTSMATPHVSGAAALIWAQYPGISSNQVKIRLLGSVDRKPAYTGEVATGGRLNVHKALSTNPIIFTRRLDNTENETGPYVVNADITDDTSISSAQLTYQVSGGTSATNAMTLIGNGLYRAEIPGQPKGTTITYFVKAADSDGNETRDSNFTFEVREAGGCGADGAAEITSIQNPALRTTVNATLNIIFFLLPLYLIKSRSGRRKA, translated from the coding sequence ATGAAATTCAAATCCATGTTTAGTATCTGGGTGGCATTCTTATTGAGTGTTGCCCTTACAAATGCACAGTCGCAACAGGCTGCTTTTCGCCCGGGAGAAGTGATCGTCAAATTCAAATCTGACGTTTCCACGGCATCGATCGACAGCGTTTTGTCAAATGCGGGGATTCAGATTGCCCGGGAATTTAGTGATATTTCAGTCTACAAGTGTACGATCAGCGGAGGCAAAGCTGTGCACACTGCAGTTGCCGAATGCAATGCAGACCCCAACATTGAATACGCGGAGCCGAACTACATTTATCGTACTTTTAAAACCCCCGACGACCCAAGATTCTCCGACCTGTGGAACCTGACTATAATCTCTGCTCCGGAAGCCTGGGACCTTCAAACCGGAGATCGCACGAACATAGTCGGGGTCATCGATACGGGCGTCGACCTGGATCATGAAGACCTCGAGGCCAATATCTGGATAAATCCAGGCGAAAGCGGCGACGGCAAAGAAAGCAACGGCATCGACGATGACGGCAACGGCTTCATCGATGATTATCGAGGTTGGGACTTCATCAATGATGACAACAATCCGAATGACGACAACGACCATGGCACCCATGTCTCCGGCACTCTTGGCGCTGTTGGCGACAACGGAATCGGCATCGTTGGCGTCAACTGGGAGGTGTCAATTATGGCGCTGAAGTTTTTGGGCGCAGATGGCAGCGGGTCATTGGATGACGCTATTGGGGCGATCCTTTACGCGACCAACAATGGGGCAAAAGTTTTGAGCAACAGTTGGGGAGGAGGAGGGCGCTCCCAGGCACTGGAAGACGCCATTCAGTTTGCAAATGACAATGGTGTCTTGTTTGTCGCAGCAGCCGGAAATGGTGGTGCAGATGGAGTTGGGGATAATAATGATAGTTTTCCTTCCTATCCGGCAAATTATGAAGTGCCAAACGTTATTTCTGTTGCCGCCAGTACCAGCAGTGACGACCTGCCCAGGTTTTCGAATTTCGGCAAAAATTCCGTAGATTTGGCTGCTCCCGGCGCAGACATTCTCAGCACCGTGAGAAACAATCGCTATGAGAGATTTTCCGGTACCTCTATGGCAACTCCGCATGTGAGTGGGGCCGCAGCATTGATTTGGGCGCAATATCCGGGTATTAGCAGCAACCAGGTGAAGATTCGTCTGCTCGGCTCGGTTGATAGAAAGCCCGCCTACACCGGTGAAGTCGCTACCGGCGGCAGACTGAATGTCCATAAAGCCTTGTCGACCAACCCGATCATCTTCACCAGGCGGCTGGACAATACTGAAAACGAAACCGGCCCCTATGTTGTCAATGCAGATATCACGGACGACACCAGCATTTCCTCAGCGCAGCTCACATACCAGGTTTCCGGAGGAACTTCGGCAACAAATGCTATGACCCTGATCGGCAATGGTCTTTACCGCGCTGAGATTCCAGGACAGCCAAAAGGCACGACCATTACCTATTTCGTTAAAGCAGCTGATAGTGACGGCAACGAAACACGCGACAGCAATTTTACTTTTGAAGTTCGGGAAGCAGGCGGCTGTGGGGCTGATGGGGCGGCTGAGATCACATCTATTCAGAATCCCGCTCTACGTACGACAGTCAACGCAACTCTGAATATCATTTTCTTTCTGCTACCGCTATACCTGATTAAAAGTCGTTCTGGCAGAAGAAAAGCATGA
- a CDS encoding ferritin: protein MIKKSVEKAINDQIKAEFDSAYVYLAMSAYCESMNLGGFATWLRLQYEEEMSHAKRLLDFVHNRGGKVTLQAIAKPSATFGKPLNIFKEVLKNEQKVTGLINKLYALAIKENDYPTQVELQWFISEQVEEEKTAGDILEQLKMVGDHGASLHRMDRILAKRGLEQ, encoded by the coding sequence ATGATAAAAAAGTCAGTTGAAAAAGCCATCAATGACCAGATAAAAGCTGAGTTTGATTCAGCGTATGTTTACCTTGCCATGTCAGCGTATTGTGAGTCCATGAATTTAGGCGGGTTTGCAACCTGGCTGCGTCTGCAATATGAAGAAGAAATGTCTCATGCTAAGCGGCTGCTTGATTTTGTTCATAACCGCGGCGGGAAAGTTACCTTGCAGGCTATTGCTAAACCGTCGGCAACTTTCGGCAAACCCCTGAATATTTTTAAGGAAGTTTTGAAAAATGAACAAAAAGTTACCGGATTGATAAATAAACTTTATGCACTCGCAATTAAGGAAAATGATTACCCCACCCAGGTCGAGCTGCAGTGGTTTATTTCCGAGCAGGTGGAAGAAGAAAAGACTGCCGGGGATATTCTCGAACAATTAAAAATGGTTGGCGATCACGGCGCCTCGTTGCATCGAATGGACCGGATTTTGGCTAAACGAGGCCTGGAGCAGTAA
- the gpmA gene encoding 2,3-diphosphoglycerate-dependent phosphoglycerate mutase, translated as MTKLVLLRHGESDWNKQNRFTGWKDVDLSEKGVGEAQKAGQVLKEQGFTFDVAFTSLLKRAIRTLWLTLDEMDLMWIPVHRSWRLNERHYGALQGLNKAETALKYGDDQVLVWRRSYDTPPPALEKSNPHYPGNDPRYGDLSEKELPLTECLKDTVARFLPYWHETIAPTIQSGKRVIIAAHGNSLRALVKYLDEVSEEEIVKLNIPTGMPLVYELDSALKPIKHYYLGDPEQVKKAMAAVAAQGKAK; from the coding sequence ATGACCAAACTTGTCCTCCTCAGACACGGCGAAAGCGACTGGAACAAGCAGAATAGATTTACCGGTTGGAAAGATGTCGACTTGTCCGAAAAAGGCGTTGGTGAAGCTCAGAAAGCAGGACAAGTTTTAAAAGAGCAAGGCTTTACGTTTGACGTCGCTTTCACCTCTCTGCTCAAACGTGCGATACGAACCCTCTGGCTTACCTTAGATGAGATGGACTTGATGTGGATTCCCGTGCACCGTTCCTGGCGCTTAAACGAACGGCATTACGGCGCCCTGCAGGGATTGAACAAGGCAGAAACCGCACTGAAATATGGAGATGATCAGGTACTTGTTTGGAGGAGAAGCTACGACACCCCCCCGCCCGCTCTCGAAAAATCCAATCCGCATTATCCCGGCAATGACCCGCGTTACGGCGATTTATCTGAGAAAGAACTTCCGCTCACCGAATGCCTGAAAGATACAGTTGCGAGATTTCTTCCTTACTGGCATGAAACCATCGCGCCGACAATTCAATCTGGCAAAAGGGTCATCATCGCGGCCCATGGCAACAGTTTGCGGGCGCTGGTCAAATACCTGGATGAAGTCTCTGAGGAAGAAATTGTCAAGTTAAATATTCCTACCGGAATGCCCCTGGTTTATGAGCTGGACTCTGCTTTAAAGCCGATTAAGCATTATTATCTTGGCGACCCGGAGCAGGTTAAGAAAGCGATGGCAGCGGTTGCCGCCCAGGGCAAAGCGAAGTAG